ACAGAGGAGCTGGTGGAGTCCTCACAATGGTTTGCCACtccaaaagaaaaatacacatcgTCTGAGAGACAAACAGGTAAATCATGTTGGCACATGTATTGTTGTGGGCTGGACCCATTCATATTCCCTCACAATTTATTTTACCCTCGCACGCACAAGCATACAtggacgcgcacacacacacgtggaGGTACTACTCATATAGACACATACTAACCTACTCGCATACCTACTTGACTTACTGTTAACATTGTTTCATATCTCTTCTACAGATCTGCTGAGCACTTCCCCACTGCCCCTGACAGCCTCTCCCCGTGCTGCCCGCAGAGGACCCGTTAAGACTGGTGGAAGTATCTTTGTACTGGACCATGGCTGGTGGACGCAACCCATGAGAGATGCCATTGATGGACTCCTAGCAAAGCACCGTGGGAAGAAAGACATGCTGAAGCAGGTGGATGCTGACTATGCTGCCCTTGTGCACAGATCTTGCAAAGACCCCAATAGTCTCCTTCATCCAACCATAAGGCAGCATATCTCTCGGTATGTGAAACACCTTGCCAAGCTAATAAACACCAGCTCCTCTTTGAACACCAGCCCAGAGAAGCTGTTGGAGACTCAGCAGCTTTGGCAGCATCTGACAGAAGGCAGTGAGACAGTCAGCGTACCAGTCACAGTCTTGACACCTGCTCCTGTAAATCCACCAGTGGTGAGTCCTTCCCAGGATGCTCCTCTGACCCAGGCTACACTTGCGACGATGGTGAAGGAGATTGTGGAGAGGCAGCTAGCAGCTCAGCagttgcaacaacaacaacagccaaAGAAAACCAAGAAAACCAGGACTTGTCTCAGTTGTGTGCAGCCAAAGTCTCGTTACCTTGGCGACGGCTCctctgtccattttttttttatcagtcagcAGAGGTGAAGTACTTTTACTGCTCCAAAAAAGTCTTCATGATTTACGCAGCTGAAGGACTCACCAATCCCAGAATGTGCTTTGAGGATTTGCATCAACTGCCTTCTTCCAACGGGAGCTCGAAGCCTCAAAACAGACAGGGGCAGAACAAAAGAGGGAACAGAAGAGAGGAAAAAGAGGAAATCTGTAGAGCTTCATCCTCCTGGTCGCCTGTGCAGGTCCTGTCATCTGCCTCTCAAACAAGGCCCCAAAAGCCCTCACATCCATGCCTATTTCCCTGGAGTCCCAGGAAAGTACATTTACTGTCCCACCAAGGTTTTGTCCATGTACCAGTCCCAGGGCATGATGGGAGAGATGACTTGGACTGAGTTCCAGAAGTCTGCATTTTATGAGACTGAAAAGCAGAGATGGATGGTGGAGAAACGGGTGTAGAACAGacactcactcattcattcacacactcactcactcactcacaaagTTAGACAAAACTGATGTTTTCAGTGACACTCACACTCATACTGTCAGTTGGCAGTCAAATGTTCTGTTGTCTATTTATATTATTTAGGTCTTTGAATATATTCAAGTATATATTTGATAgtactttaatgtttttttttttgcttgactGAGGTTTTTATTTGGAAccatttttactatatatatatatatatatatgtaaaagttTAAATAATCTCTACCTGGGTTCTCTATCTGTAAATATGTTTTTAGGATGTTGTTTATACTAttgtacataatacacattttgaCACATATTTCTGCAGTTCTTTACCCATGTATACATAACTAATTATTACATTCATTATTACTTTTTGAGATTGTTCTACAAATGCATccatttcagtttgaactgaCATCAATCCAGACAGTCTAATGAGTATTGCATTtactattgttttgaattttaagtTTTCCTGTACTGTCCTTGAGGTCTTATCCATAATACAAAACGATATACTGTTGAATGCATTGTAATCTATAGTTTCATAATCATACTTTTTTTCAGGTCTACCAAGCACCTATTTCAAGAGTCTGCAACTAGTGCAGAATGCTGCTGCTAGATTATTAACCGGAACAAGGAAATTCGAACACATCACCCCAGTCTTAGCCTCACTTCACTGGCTTCCAGTGCAGGCCAGAGCTGACTTTAAAGTTCTATTATTAACTTAGAAAGCACTTCACGGACTCGCGACATCATATCTCTCAGAACTTCTTATACAGTACACACCTATAAGGGCACTCCTATCACAAGATGCTGGTTATTTGGTAGTTCCTCGAATCAAGAATAATTCTGTAGGGGCCAGAGCTTTTTCTTATAGAGCTCCCTTCCTCTGGAATAGTCTTCCTGTTGTTATTAAGGGGGCAGACACAGTCTCAGTATTTAAATCTAGACTTAAAATGTATCTTCAGTCAGTCATATGGTTAGCCTAATAGTCTGTGGTCTCACCGCCCTCACCGCTGCACTAGTTAGATTTGAACCAGTGGGGACTCCTTCCCTCCCTATCTCCCTCCCACATGTTTAACCAGCCCCTTCACGTTTATACTGCCTTGCAGCTCTCTTTCTTCCCTCTTTATGTCCCCACCCCACCCCTTCTTGGGTGGGGGGCTGAGTTTGCTCTCAGGTCACCCTCGCACCGCTGCCACCTTGACCTAGATGACATCGGTCCCAGCTTCTATACACCGATGCTACTCCATGCTCCAGGATGTCAATGAGCCACCTAGACAGCCACCTCTACCCTTCTACCCTATGCCACAATGACTTTTTGCACCTCATCAATTGAGcaaacaacaacacaaattaCATAGTGACTTTCAAACATAGGTGTAGAAACTGTTttccttttgtttattttttatttttttgtctttatgcCAAACCCCTGGCCTAACCATTTGTTAACCATCCATCTCTGGAGGAGGGATCCCTCTTTGAATTGCTCCTCCTGAGgtttcttccttttctttctctcttaaaGAGTTTTTTTGGGTAGTTTTTCTTGTCTTTGAGGTTAAGTTTGGATATCTGGATGTCTATGGGTATTGTTAAGCCCTTTGTGACATTGCttgtaaaaagcactatacaaataaagtatgatttgatttgatttgatttagttCTGAATGTTACTCcatgtatatatacataactGGTTAATATTGActttgttatttgtatttttgataccatttttttcctgttataggtCTTTTCATTACAGGACCATTTCACAACTGCTCTAATGTtgtcttttcttttaaaatacagAATTTGAATAAAacttaagtaaacaaataaatcagtAAACACAAAGGTTGGAcaatttattgcaaaatgtattaAGAATGATTATTTCTCAAATGCTTTATAAAAAAGTTACATAGGTTGCAAATCTCCTCTACAGCTATACATGTGGaaatacaaaccaaaaataaaaataaaaactttccaGTTTTGTGGAAGGTTAAAATACAATTGAATAATGGCCTGACGTGACTAATGGGGAAAATAATAAATactggaaaaataaaacatcattcaGCCGGGAATCGAACCATGAATCTCAAATCTTGGCTAAAGAGGTTAATTGAGGTCACAAAAGTCCTCTACGTTATAACCACTACACTACAAAAAACAACGAAAAACAGAATTATGGGTGGTCTTAAGTCTCATCTCCTTTGAAAGATCGACATTGTCCATAATCTTACAAAATATAGAGAAATTATCATTCgaaacatctttttaaaatgcTCCAGCCCAcgatttactgtatattatattcattaaaTAGAACGAAACTTGCATTgtgtaaaatgtaactttttattttgttattaacacagaatgtatttttacgtttttgtatgtttacacggagacgacaATGGcctcgttttcaaaaacttgcactttgaaacccgttttcaaaagtttgcattttcaggcctcAAAAtgccgttgttgtgtaaacgaacagccaaaacgcataaaaagttttccgtttttagttgaaaacattttcCTGTAAACGGCCCCTAGCTGAGAAGCTCTTTCAACGCTATCCAGCGTCAAAGCTACTGTAAAGGGAGATCCGTTTACTGGTACCATTTGAAAagtctaaccctaacctaaccctttaactccattgtatccatatgaatttctttaactCATAAATAATTACTAAACTAATGTTTGTGAAGTAAAcaaaaaagttcacccaaaaacataaaaatctttcattatttactcactctaatgccatcccagatgtgtctgactttctttgttctgctgaacacatacaaagatattAGAAGAATCTGTCAGATCTGTAAGTCATCACAGTTCAAaacctttaagctccaaaaagcacataaaggcagcacccTTTCTCTTGACATCCTTACTGGTCTTTCCTGTATACTGAAACtgcaagatttttagtgaaaaaaggagttacatttatgtctgttctcacccaaaaagacggtctaattaaaaaaaataaaatatgaattaagccacttatggattactttatggtgcctttatgtgctttttggagcttcaaagatttggaccCTTTTGACTTGTGTTGTATGAAGCtgcatagctgagatattcttctgaaatctttgtttgtgttcagcagaggaaagaaggtcataaacatctggtatggcatgggaaattatctctttaaattttacactgggatgtgtggcagagctcatttcatgaacatcggtgggaaaagcaatatttaaaaaaattaatggacTTTGAGGtggaatgtttgtaaatgttacataattatttatgATGTAACAATGTataagacattttatttcaaatactttgtagatattttctagagaatcattGTTCCTCTGGGATTTTGTGAAAAGAGGCTCTTCAAAAGTTTTACTTCTCAGTATTAAGAAtttctcaatttttgcttttgcttATGGTAGAAGGcatcctaagctttctataaaggtgtaatgttatgttatgtgagtttggatcataattaatgcatcaaaaaatataaaatttccaAACGTTTCTACTTGACCATATTCACCCAagagtattaaaaacaaaaattaattcgagatcatttttattttattttagttagtttttaggttatgaaaaatttatttagtttagttttatttttttccaatcattttaattttttatttttattttagttcatgagAATTTTTTTACTTGgtttttggtttggtttttgtTAACTGTAATAACACTGGTGCAATTAAATCTAAAGTTTTACATAGAAGATAAAGGAATGCAATACCACAACATATTTAATGACCAttgttaattaatgattaaagttatgtagtcaaaaaagtaattaaatttttttaaatccaaattgaccattagaagtgaagtgcgtgccttTACCATCACTgttatactagccatgatttgtgtgtcagttgataaaatacgattaattttaattacattctctataatttaacgtagCCAATATCCAATTAGTACTAACGGTGGTGTAACTTTTCCATAGGCATATAAAAAGCGTGTCATGCCCTGACAGCCAAGGACGTATTTCAACATTACTTAAGACATAtctatatataaactcagcaaaaaaagaaacgtccctttttcaggacactgtattttaaagataattttgtaaaaatccaaataactttacagatctctattgtaaagggtttaaacaatgttttccatgcttgttcaatgaaccataaacaattaatgaacatgcacctgtggaacggtcgttaagacactaacagcttacagatggtaggcaattaaagtcacagttataaaaacttaggacactaaagagacctttctactgacactgaaaaacaccaaaagaaagatgcccagggtccctgctcatctgcgtgaatgtgccttaggcacgCTGcacggaggcatgaggactgcagatgtggccagggcaataaattacaatgtccgtactgtgagacgcctaagacagcgctacagggagacaggaaggacagctgatcgtcctcagagtggcagaccacgtgtaacaacacctgcacaggattggtacatcagaatatcacacctgcgggacaggtacaggatggcaacaacaactgcccgagttacaccaggaacgcacaatccctccatcagtgctcaaactgtccgcaataggctgagagaggcttgactgagggcttgtaggcctgttgtaaggcaggtcctgaccagacatcaccagcaacaatgttgtctatgggcacaaacccacctccgctggaccagacaggactggcaaaaagtgctcttcactgacgagtcgcggttatgtctcaccaggggtgatggtcggactcgcgtttatcatcgaatgaggcctgtactctggagcgggatcgatttgaagGTGGAAgatccatcatggtctggggcggtgtgtcacagcatcattggatctcagtctcaacgctgtgcattacagggaagacatcctcctccctcatgtggtacccttcctgcaggctcatcctgacatgaccctccagcatgacaatgtcaccagccatactgctcgttctgtgcgtgatttcctgcaagacaggaatgtcagtgttctgccatggccagcaaagagcccgatctcaatcccattgagcacgtctgggacctgttggatcggagggtgagggctagggccattccccccagaaatgtctgggaacttgcaagtgccttggtggaagagtggggtaacatctcacagcaagaactggcaaatctggtgcagtccatgaggaggagacgcactgcagtacttaatgcagctggtggccacaccagatactgactgtcactttttatgttcatacaaatatttacacgttaagtttgctgaaaataaaagcagttgaaagtgagaggacgtttcttttttttgctgagtatatctatctatctatctatctatctatatatatgtatatatatcatgTTTATCTTGTTcataatgtaacagtacattggcACTAGTGACTTATGAATGTGCTGCCTTCATCCAGAATCAAAAATCGAGAAAGCATGCACATCCAAACAATGTTTGAATCCAGGTGCACGACCCAAAAATGTTTACCCATAAAAACTCACAACAAAGTCGGCACACTGTTGCTCCTAcactataaaaaaatacatctacTTTAACTTAAGTTTAACCGATGCCTTGAAGTTTTAAGTTAAATCAATGTGGATTTAAGTTATTTAAACTCATTATACATTTTCCCtattcaatattttacatttagactgtttttaagactaaatgtaaaataatgcaatttattttttgtaaatattatttgtaaaataaCTTGTAAAGCTATGTTGatttaacttaaaactttaaggcagcagttaaacttaatttttttaagttgaagtgtatgtaaatttttaacagtgtaaataaataatgagcTCACCACATAAGCAAACGTGATGTTTCGAGCTACATGCAGCATACATACAGCATGCTACCTTCATCCAGGATATTTGCGCGTTGCGTGCAAAATTTTGACTTTGCTGTATGGCTTATGGTATTGCGTTGAGCTTatcgctagcactcttaaaatagagccccatatcactaaaataatgcaaattcATCTACTTGAATAAATACTGTGTTAACCATTATTTATAAACATGAAATGTATGAAATGAAAACCATaaataaaagatgtgttttaaattgttatCATGTGTGCAATATGCCAAATAACACACATTAATAAtggtttaaatatatacatacatacattatatactgtatatgttcaaggcatgtgtgtgtatacagtatgcgTGAGTCTGTTTAGATATATTGTTTATACGTAAATACTCCATGATGGTAatgaattatgtattatttttttatctgatgtGCTAGCCAATTCAGCCGAAATACTGATGTGCCAAACAACCACAAAATAAATAAGGCAACCAATCCCAATCCCACTCTCTCCATAAAAAATGCTGACCAACTACTATTGCTCAAGCAGGTTTACAAATCATCAATATAACATATAGTTATCAAATTACCTGAAAATTACTATGTGGCAACCAACCCCTGTTGCCGATGAACCAAGGTAACCGCTATAAATTGTTGTAGTTTACAggctgtgtgtgattttttttccccttttctctctGTACTCccaataatgttttgtttagaaaaagtatttttgcttTTGGCTTATTGATATGGTGTATGGCTGTATTCATCCCAtgacatatcagaatcagaatcagctttactgccaagtatgcttacacatacaaggaatttgtcttggtgacaggagcttccagtgtacaacaatacaaaaacaataataataataataataaataaataaataaaataaaaatgctagtCTATCTAGTAACAGGATACCCATGTACAATCCTCTAAAcattaatataacataatataatattttaacatcaaaatctaaaaaatctttttttttttttttttacctcagtcaTTGTGTATTACAgcatataaaacattaaacatatttgtttgcaaaagcactgacatgtttttttgtgtgccaCTCCACCCCTATTTATTTAGCCTGTTTTATTTGTCTATAAGATGCTGTACTGATCTCCCCTAATAATAACACAAAAAGtaatatatgtagaaattaatatGCTTACTAGTTTTGCTGTATGTCACCATCACTTGCTTTAATAAATCTCCTTAAAAAATATTCTCTTGTGAATTTtctagaaaaaaaatgtataaaaacaaaatattgaatttaagtGAAAAGAGAACATGCCAACTATCAATAGCCAATCAAATGAGTGAGCTGCATCAATAGGAGGATTGTATAATTTGCTGGCAAATAGTCCAGTTTAACTTGTATAGATGACGCCTGTCAGATGATCTATGCTGCTACAAGGCAGATATCAGTAGTCATCCGAACCATTTTGGACTGGaacttttaatcctttaaaagacAAAGAGAACACTTGTTTAAAGATTAAGAAATGTATAAGCccttaacaaatatttaaaacaggACTAAAGATAGTAAGAGAGGCGCAAGTAATGGTGACGGTGCGAGTTGGAgctgtctgtgatgctgacgggTCGAGAGGGAGGCGCAGGTAAATAGTGAGAGCTGCCGTTGGCGGTGGCAGAAAGATTTTACCCCTATTGGGGTTTTATCTGGGaaaattctttctgagcttaagaGTAACGGCAGTATTATAAACCAACATATATGTAAGTGCAGATATCAGATGAATGACAAAACATTTAGACACTTTACAAGAGGACAACTGAAGTAGGTTAACAACAGAATGAAAAcggtttctcaaaaaaaaaaaaaaataataaaaaaaaaattgaaagctGTCAGGCTAATAGCCCAAGAAGACTTCCAAGCTGATTTAAACTTGCTAAATTTGACCTTTTTTCAGgataattgttttaaatttataattgtatttttagacTAAACTAAACCTTTTTGCAAAACATTAAGACAGTCAGATTTGAAGTGACCAACTGTTTTATGAGTTTGCAACTGAAGTCCTGAAAGATGAAACATATATTCAGATGTTGCATTAAATAAGACATATGCACTTTTTCCATTTACTGTAGCTAAAA
The DNA window shown above is from Myxocyprinus asiaticus isolate MX2 ecotype Aquarium Trade chromosome 40, UBuf_Myxa_2, whole genome shotgun sequence and carries:
- the LOC127431122 gene encoding uncharacterized protein LOC127431122; translation: MDVERVLVSLSAETCAFPPTEELVESSQWFATPKEKYTSSERQTDLLSTSPLPLTASPRAARRGPVKTGGSIFVLDHGWWTQPMRDAIDGLLAKHRGKKDMLKQVDADYAALVHRSCKDPNSLLHPTIRQHISRYVKHLAKLINTSSSLNTSPEKLLETQQLWQHLTEGSETVSVPVTVLTPAPVNPPVVSPSQDAPLTQATLATMVKEIVERQLAAQQLQQQQQPKKTKKTRTCLSCVQPKSRYLGDGSSVHFFFISQQR